The stretch of DNA AAAAGCGAACAAATGACGAACAAACAACACCCCCTTGCTTGCGCGCCGGGCTTGTCGTATGTGCCCCTGCGTGTCTATTCCACTTACTCGCGGGGATGGGGGGCGGTGGACGCGGCGGAGTTGGCTGACTGGCTGGGCGCGGCTCGCTTGCCCGCCCTGGCGGTGACCGATCCCTTTGCCGTGCAGGGCTGGGAGGCGTTCTGGCGCCAGGCTCGTGGCCGCGGCCTGAAAGCGCTGTTGGGCGTGGAGGTCCGCCTGCGCGGCCTGGGCGCCCTGTTGCTTTTTCCTCGCAACAACGCGGCATATTCCGCGCTGGTGGATACCCTCAACCAGCGTCGTTGCGCAAGCCTGGATGAGATGGTGGTCGTCCTGGCGCCCCAGTCCAACATCGATCTGGATGGCGCTTTGACGCTCCTGCAGCGCCAGGTGGGTCCGGGTCTTTTCTATCTGGGCCTGGAGTGGACGACTCCGCGCGTGGCAGTGGCCGTGGCGCGGAGTCATTGCATTCCCCTGGTCTGGGCGCAGCCCCTGCGCTGGCTCGGGGTTTCCGAACGTTTTGCCGCCGCCGCGGCGGTGTTCCGCCATCGCCCGTTTTCCGAGGTGAAGGCGGGGATGGACCGCACCCACGGGCCCCTGAGCGCGCGCGCCGTGTGCCAACGCTGGGGGGATACCGGACGTGAGGCTCTGCGCAATACCTTTGTGGTGGCGGATGCGGTCGATTTCACGTTCAGCGGCATCCTGCCTGCTTGCGCTAACGGCGGGACGCGGTTGGAAAAGATGGTGCGTAGTTGCGTGAGCCGGGGACGGCTGGATGCGGCTGAAACCGCGCGCCTTTTGCGTGAACTGCGGGTGGTGCGGGAAATGGGGGTCGGTTTCCATTTCGAGGTGGCCGCGGAGATTGCCTCCTACTGCCGCCGCATGGGGATCTATTTCAATCTTCGTGGTTCCGGGGTTTCCAGCCTGCTGCTTTACCTGCTGGGCGCGTCCCGGGTCCACCCCTTGCGGCACAACCTGCTTTTTGAACGCTTCCTCAACCGTCTGCGCGAGGAGCCGCCCGATATCGACATGGACCTGGACTCTTCGCGCCGGGACGAGGTGCTGCGCTGGGTGTTTGAGACCTATGCGCCCCGGGTGGCCTTTGTGTCCACCCATCGTTTTTTTCGCGCCCGTTCCGCGCTGTATGAAATGGCCCGTTGCAGTGGATTCGCCCCGGAGGAGGCCCACGCACTGGGTAAACAGGTCCCCATGTTCGCCGAGCCCCGGGAATTGGCGGGGCGGGGAGAGGGGCGTTCGCGCGAAGTTTTTCGCGCCGCGACCCTGCTGCAGGGCGTGTACCGGGATACGGCATTGCACGTGGGGGGGGTGGTGTTTTGCAACAACGGCGATGTGCGTGACCATTTTCCCGTATCCACGTCGCCGTCGGGATTCCCCCAAATGGCATGGGACAAGCACACAATCGAGCGCCTGCGGGTGTTTAAACTCGACCTGCTGGGCGTAAGGGGGTTCCATGTGATCGCCCCGGTGGCCCTGGGAAAGCATGTGGATATGACGGATGCGCTTACCTGGGGGATCATCCGCGCGGCCCGCACCATCGGTTGTTTTCAACTGGAGAGTCCCCTGGCGCGGCAAAACCTGGAGCAGGCGGCGCCGCAAAACCTGGGTCAACTGGGAATCGCCATCGCCATTATCCGTCCCGGTCCGGCCCGCTCGGGCATGAAAGCGGCTTACATCGCCCGCAAAGCCCCGGTCCACCCCTTGCTGGGCCGCGTGTTCCCCCATACCCGCGGGACGCTGATTTTCGAAGAGCAGATATCCGTGTTGTTGCATACCCTCACGGGGTGGGAGCTGGATTATTGTGAAAAGGTGCGCCGGGAAATGAAAAAACGCCGCGAGGCCGCATACCGGGACGCTTTTTTACAGGCCGGAACGGCCGGTGGATTCAGCGCGAGTGAACTTGAATTCCTGTGGAAGCTGGCCGTGGATTTTTCGTTGTACGCTTTTAACCAGGCCCACAGCACGGCCTACGCCTATTCCGCATTTCTATCCGCCTGGTTCAAGGCCCATTTTCCCGCCACCTTTTTCTGCCGGCTCTTGAATGCCGGCGGCGGTTATTATCCCCAGGCCGTTTACATCCGTGAAGCCCTGGAGTGGGGAATCTCCGTATTGCCTCCGCATGTCAACCGCAGCGCCGCCGGCTTTACGGAGGAGGCCGGGGCGATCCGCGCCGGATTGCTCCAGGTGCGCGGAGTAGGCGGGGTCCTGGCGGAACGGATCCTGACCGGTCGCAGGCAGGGATATGCGGGGCTGGAAGGGTTCATGGCCCGCAGCGGTTGCGGTGAACGGGAGTTGTCGGCACTCATGGCCGTGGGCGCCCTGGCCGGCCTGGGCGGTGAAGGGTACGGGCCCGAACGGCTGCGGCGGAACCAGCGCCGTTACCTGGGTTTCATGCCCGGGCCCGGTCGCGTTGACAAGTCCGCCGTGCTCGGGGATAATCCAGTATCTCCGGCATGACCGGCACAAGGAGGCCCCATGGGCTTGGCGTCGATTTTTTCTGAGTTCCGCCGCCGCCGCGAGATCATTGCGGCTTTTCGCAACAGCGCCGCCGGTACGCCGGAGATGGCCCGTACCCTGGAGGAACTGGGGTTGCGAAACTCCATGACCCTGCGCAAGTTAATGCGCGGGCAGGTGGTGAAACGCGAGCAGCAACGGTACTACCTGGATGAACGCGGCCTGATCCGCCGGCAAATGAACACTGTCAAGTGGGGCATGATCGCGCTTTTTTTTCTTCTCGGCTTGGTGATCCTTTACCTGAACAGAAGTTGAAAAGAAGGTGACGGGTAACAGGTGTCAGGAGGCAGTGTAGGGACGGTTCGCTAACCGCCCTGGCCAGGGGCAAGAGAAAAGAGGCACCCTCAGCTCTCTCAACTTCCCTTTTCCACTTTCTTCCGGTTGACATCGGGGAAATATCGCGCTATATTAAAGGCGAACAAAGATCGAACAAATAGAGTTGAAAAGTTGCAGAGTTGAAGAGGCAAGAAGTTGAAAAAAAAGGAGAGAAGGTGACAGGAGACAGGTGGCAGGGGCGGTTTGCGAACCGCCCTGGCCAGGGGCGAGGGGCAAGAGAAAAGAGGCAACAGGTGTACGGGCGAAAAATTTTTCGCCCCTACTGTTTTTTCCATCCGCAACTTCCTCAACTCTCTCAACTTTTTTTGATCCATAAAAGGAGATGCCCGTGCTGACACGCAAGCAGAAAAAATTCCTGGATCGGCTTACCGCCTTGACGGAGCGGCTCGGTTATTTCCCCACAGTGCGCGAAATCGCCCGTGAAACCGGCCTGGCATCACCGGCCACGGTTCACGCTTACCTGCAGCGCCTGTCGGAGCGGGGCCACCTGCGCCACCTGGGAGGGCGCTGGGAACTGGTGCGATCCGGCCATACCGTACCCCTGGTGGGGGTTGTTCCCGCCGGATCTCCCCTGGACGTGTTTGAATCCCTGGGGGAAGAGGTGGAGCTGCCGGAGTGGATGGTGGATCGTTCCGGCGAGGTGGTGGCTTTGCGGGTGCAGGGAGAGAGCATGCGCGACGCCTATATCCGTGAGGGCGATGTGGTGATCGTGCGGCGCAGTGATACGGCCGATGCCGGCGCCATGGTGGTGGCCCTGCTGGACAGCAGTTCCATTACCCTCAAGCGCCTGCGCCGCGGCGGCCCCAACGGCCATTACCTGATGCCGGAAAACCCTGAATATGCACCCATCCATGAGCCTTTCCGGGTGGTGGGGCAAGTGGTGGGCGTCATGCGACGCTACTGATCATGCAGCCTTTCGTGTTCCACGTCGACATCGATGCTTTTTTCGCCGCGGTTGAGGTGATGTTGCGTCCCGAGTTGCGCGGCCGGCCGGTGATTGTGGGCGGTATGCCCGATGAGCGGGGCGTGGTGTGCACCGCTTCTTACGAGGCGCGCCGTTACGGCGTGCATTCAGGCATGTCGTTGCGCATGGCGGGCCGCAAGTGTCCCCACGGCGTGTTCCTGCGCGGCCGGCACGCGGTATACCGCGATATCTCGCAGCGTTTCATGGAATGCCTGCGCCGTTATTCTCCGCGGGTGGAGCCGGTGTCCGTGGATGAAGCCTACGTGGACCTGGGCGGCATGCGTTATCTCAACCCTTCGGCGGCGGACCTGGCCGGGCAATTAAAAACCGAGGTGGAGCGCAGCATCGGCCTCAAGGTGTCGGCGGGCCTGGGGTTTACGCGCATGGGAGCCAAGCTGGCCACGGAGGCGGCCAAGCCCGGGGGCCTGATGGTGGTGTTGGACGAGCGCGAATTCGTATCCCGCATGTCGATTGAGCGCGTGCCCGGCATTGGTCCCCAGACCGAGATGATCCTGATGGGTCTGGGGGTGCGCCGGGTGTGCGACCTGGAGCGCCGTTACCCGGATCTGTGGAAACGCACGGTGGGGGTGCACCTGTTGGGGGGAAAGCGTTTCCCCGCCGCGCGCGTGCCCGCATCCCGCAGTTTCAGTCGCGAGACCACCTTTCCCCAGGACATCCGCGATGCCGGCCTGCTGCTTTCCCACCTCTCTTACCTGGTGCAGCGCCTCTCGGTTCACCTGGTCCGCGAGGAGGTGTTTGCCGGGCGTATCGAGGTCAAGGCGCGGTTCGACGATTTTTCCACCTTTACCGCCCGCTCCGCACTGCCGTTTCCCACTTATTCCTATCCGGATATGTGGAAAACCGTGTTGCTGCTGTGGCAGCGCCTGCAGACGCGCCGCGACCGTTCCCTGCGCCTGGTGGGGGTCAAAGTGGAGGACATCTCGGAGGCCCGCGACCTGTTGCCGTTCCTGGACCTGCGCGGCGAACAGCTCAGCGCCGGATTGCGCCGGGTACGGGATCGTTACGGTTTTTCCGCCATCGCCACGGGCCGCTCCATGATGCTTCAGGCTCTCTACCCGGTGGAACGCGAAGGCGTGATTTTGAAGACTGCGTCGTTGGCGAAGTAGGGGCGACCGGCCGGTCGCCCGGAATAAAAACAGTTGAGGAGTTGAAGAAGAAAAGGTGACAGGTATCAGGTGTCAGGAGGCAGGGCGCCCGTGCCCTTCAGGCTCAGAATAACGAATAAGGAAGAAGGAATAAAAAGGCAAAATACGAAATCCCAAATTCGAAATCCGAAACAAATCCAAATGATCCAAAGTTGAAAAGGCAAGAAGTTGAAATAGTTTTGAGAGTTTTCACTTTCGACTTTAGACTTTCAGCTTTCGACTTGATCAACCACGGAACACACAGAACACACGGGAATTTAATTCTGTTTGTCACTAGCCAATAGCCACTGGCCCTTCGCCTCTCGCCAATAGCCATTGGCCGAGTTTTATACTTTCGACTTGAAACTTTCTCCTGTATGATATGAACCATGGACAATATCGGGGAGTTGAATTCCGAGCTGAGCGCCGACCCGGAGTCTCCGTTCGGTGTATTTCATGATTTGATCCGCTTCCGTGTTCGGGAAATCCTGTTGGTTTCCAGTTATTATGATGCGTTCGTGCTGGAAGAAGACGGCCGGCTTTCGGAACGAATCTTTGGCGAGTACATCGACCTGAACCTGCGTTTCGTTCCCCGCATTCACCGGGTTTCCACGGCTGAAGAAGCTTTTCGCGTCCTGGAGAAAGGGCGTTTTGACCTGGTAATCACCATGACGCGGATCACGGATATGGATCCCCTGGAATTCGGGACGCGGGTCAAAGAGATGAATCCCCACATTCCGGTTGTGCTGCTTACCTATGAGTGGGTTAGTCAGGAGCTGCAAGAGAAACTGCGCTCAAGCTCGAGCATTGATCGCGTGTTTTTCTGGTCTGGAGACACCCGCATCCTGCTCGCCATTATCAAGTACATCGAGGATCTCAAAAACGTGAATAACGACACCCGCCTGGGCGTGCGGGTGATTCTTCTGATCGAGGACTCTCCCAAGTACTTTTCTATTTTTCTGCCCATATTGTACACGGAGATCATGACCCAGACCCGCATGCTGATTTCAGAAGGTGTCAACGACCTGCACCGCTTGCTGCGCATGCGGGCCCGTCCCAAGATCCTTCTGGCCGAGACTTTTGAAGAGGGTTTGGAAATCTACCAGCGGTATCGGGAGAACCTGCTGGGCGTGATTTCAGATATCCGTTTTCCTCGTGAAGGCCGCATCGACAAAGAATGCGGCTTTCGCGTGGCGCACATGATCAAGGCGGAGATACCCGACCTGCCTTTCCTGATCCAATCTTCCAATGAAGAGAACCGCACCCGGGCCGAGCAGTTCGGCCTGGATTTCCTGAACAAGAACTCGCCCCATCTTTTACAGGAGATCAGCCGGTTCATCCTGGGGAACTTTGGTTTCGGGGATTTTGTTTTCCGCATGCCCGACGGGCGTGAGGTGGGGCGCGCGCACAACATGCTCGAGTTTGCCAAACTGGTGCAGATGGTACCGGATGAGTGCCTGGAGTACCATGCGGAGCGCAACCATATCTCGATCTGGTTGCGTGCGCGTACCGAGTTCGAAGGGGCGGAGGCGTTGCGTCCCAAGCGGGTGTCTGATTTCGCCGACACGACCGAGTTGCGGCGCTTCATCCACCGTGCCATCCAGGGGCTGATGGTTCGCAACCGTTCCGGGGTGATCCTGGATTTCCAGCAATCCCTGCTGGATTTACGCGAGTCCTTTATTCGCCTTGGCAACGGTTCCCTGGGAGGCAAGGCGCGGGGTATCGCCTTTCTCAACACCATGTTGACCAAAACCGGCCTGGCCAATCGTTTCCCGGGCATCCGCTTGCGTACGCCGCATACGTTTGTCATCTGTAGCGAGGTGTTTGAAACCTTCATGACAGCCAACAAACTGATCAACGAAGCCATCGAGACCAGCGACAACCAGCGCATCGTGCGTCGGTTCCTGCACGCCAAATTGCCTGACGGCATCCTGTCGGATCTGGAGATCCTGCTGCGCAACATCCGCTATCCCCTGGCCGTACGCTCTTCCAGTCTGCTGGAGGATTCCCAAACCCTGCCTTTCGCCGGTCTTTACGCTACCTACATGCTGCCCAACAATCACCAGCGCCTGTCCGTGCGCATGCGGCAGTTGGAGCGTGCCATCAAACTGGTTTTCGCCTCGGTGTTTTTTAGTTCTCCCAAGGAATATGTGCGCAATACCAATTTCCGCAT from Candidatus Aminicenantes bacterium encodes:
- the lexA gene encoding repressor LexA, giving the protein MPVLTRKQKKFLDRLTALTERLGYFPTVREIARETGLASPATVHAYLQRLSERGHLRHLGGRWELVRSGHTVPLVGVVPAGSPLDVFESLGEEVELPEWMVDRSGEVVALRVQGESMRDAYIREGDVVIVRRSDTADAGAMVVALLDSSSITLKRLRRGGPNGHYLMPENPEYAPIHEPFRVVGQVVGVMRRY
- a CDS encoding DNA polymerase IV; amino-acid sequence: MQPFVFHVDIDAFFAAVEVMLRPELRGRPVIVGGMPDERGVVCTASYEARRYGVHSGMSLRMAGRKCPHGVFLRGRHAVYRDISQRFMECLRRYSPRVEPVSVDEAYVDLGGMRYLNPSAADLAGQLKTEVERSIGLKVSAGLGFTRMGAKLATEAAKPGGLMVVLDEREFVSRMSIERVPGIGPQTEMILMGLGVRRVCDLERRYPDLWKRTVGVHLLGGKRFPAARVPASRSFSRETTFPQDIRDAGLLLSHLSYLVQRLSVHLVREEVFAGRIEVKARFDDFSTFTARSALPFPTYSYPDMWKTVLLLWQRLQTRRDRSLRLVGVKVEDISEARDLLPFLDLRGEQLSAGLRRVRDRYGFSAIATGRSMMLQALYPVEREGVILKTASLAK
- a CDS encoding response regulator encodes the protein MDNIGELNSELSADPESPFGVFHDLIRFRVREILLVSSYYDAFVLEEDGRLSERIFGEYIDLNLRFVPRIHRVSTAEEAFRVLEKGRFDLVITMTRITDMDPLEFGTRVKEMNPHIPVVLLTYEWVSQELQEKLRSSSSIDRVFFWSGDTRILLAIIKYIEDLKNVNNDTRLGVRVILLIEDSPKYFSIFLPILYTEIMTQTRMLISEGVNDLHRLLRMRARPKILLAETFEEGLEIYQRYRENLLGVISDIRFPREGRIDKECGFRVAHMIKAEIPDLPFLIQSSNEENRTRAEQFGLDFLNKNSPHLLQEISRFILGNFGFGDFVFRMPDGREVGRAHNMLEFAKLVQMVPDECLEYHAERNHISIWLRARTEFEGAEALRPKRVSDFADTTELRRFIHRAIQGLMVRNRSGVILDFQQSLLDLRESFIRLGNGSLGGKARGIAFLNTMLTKTGLANRFPGIRLRTPHTFVICSEVFETFMTANKLINEAIETSDNQRIVRRFLHAKLPDGILSDLEILLRNIRYPLAVRSSSLLEDSQTLPFAGLYATYMLPNNHQRLSVRMRQLERAIKLVFASVFFSSPKEYVRNTNFRIEEEKMAVIIQQVVGRAHNQRFYPAVSGVAQSFNYYPVSYQKPEDGAVEPALGLGATIVEGARTWRFSPRYPHLPPPYAGADELLKKTQNFFWALSLAKSDINILADERHTLQRLDLSAAEEDGTLLHVGGTYSLADDRITDSLAGEGPRVVTFAPLLKQRRLPLADVLQDVLRTGRSAFGSHVEVEFAMDIPPQGKDLSEFHLLQIRPMVTGKEKLEITLEPDEPARVLCRCEHAMGNGVTKNIQDVVFVDPDTFDLGATRRIAAEVGEINAQCVREDCHYLLIGFGRWGTNDPWLGIPVEWGQISQARVVVEAGRPGFMVDPSQGSHFFHNMISLKMGYFHIRRESEQEYVRWDQLKCMPLVRRTPHVRHVRVSNGLEVRIDGRVSTGVVLARQADAAAR